The stretch of DNA GGGCTATGAAGGCGGCGACGCCTATATCAGGCCGTGGATCGAAACTGCCACACTGAAGCAGAGCGCCTTCCCGAATCTGCAGGAGGTCGTCTATTTCAACGACCGGGATGTGCATGCATGGCCGTTCGATCTTGGCCGGCCGGACTGGCGCGTGGCCGAAAACCTGGGCAACTGATAGTCCGGAAAACAGAGGCTTGAAAAACGGAGAGGCCCGCCGGGGTGTTGCGGGCCTCTCCGCATGTCGGGCGACCGATCATCCCTTGATCGTTGCCTTACCCTCTTCGATGAGCCGGGTCGCCGCATCGGCGGGCGAAATCCGTTCGAAGGCGAGTTCGTCACAAAGCGGGCGCAGCACGCGCTGGTCGAATTGGGTTGCGCCCATCGGCACCGGTGGCGGATATTCGCCGACCTGATCCTTGAGCAGATTCACGTATTTGACCGTTTCCTGCTCTGTCGGGTTGAGTTGCGGCAGGATGGCTTCGCGCACGGTAGGCGACATTGGCACGCCGCGTTCCACGCCAAGGATCTTGCCGGCTTCGGGATCGTTGACGAAGAAGCTGATAAACTTCGCGGCAGCTTCGCCATGCTTGCTCGTCGCGCCCACACTCCAGATCAGTGCCGGACGGTAATAATGGCCGGACGGACCGCCCTTCTTGTCCCGTGGCAGCATGGTGATGCCAAGCTTGTTCTTGATGATCAGTTGATATCCGACCATCTGGTTTGAATAGGCCATCCCAATCACCGATTTGCCGAGACCAAGGCAATTGGTGTCGATTGTATTTTGATCGAGCGTCTGCACGTCGGCGGCAACGGTGCCACCCGCTTTGCGCAGTTTCTCCCAGTAGTCGAACCATTCCTTGGCATCGTCGGCCGTGAAGCCGAGCCCAACGCTTTCCCTCGCAAAGAGGCTCTTGCCGCGCTGGCGCAGCCAGGCATCGAACACATAGGCGTAGCGCGCCGCATAGGGGCCGCCGCCCTTGCCGGAAGACTTGGCGAGTTCGACGGCGAGCTTGGCGTACTCATCCCAGGTGAGGTCGGGCGTCGGCAATGGGATGCCTGCCTTTTCGAATTCGACTGTGTCGAAGAACATCGAGAAGGAATTGAGGCCGAGGCCAACACCATAGAGCTTGCCGTCGATGGTGGTCAGTTTCAGCATGTCGGCGCCAAAG from Rhizobium leguminosarum bv. trifolii WSM1325 encodes:
- a CDS encoding extracellular solute-binding protein family 1 (PFAM: extracellular solute-binding protein family 1~KEGG: rec:RHECIAT_CH0000077 putative sugar ABC transporter, substrate-binding protein); translated protein: MQVNRRSFLMGSAGAAAGLALGAGSAIPAFAEDAQLRAMWWGSNDRAKRTLEVAKLYQSKSPGVTLVGESLSGDGYWTKLATQMAGRSIADIFQLEPGTISDYSKRGACLPLDEFVPSTLDVQSFGADMLKLTTIDGKLYGVGLGLNSFSMFFDTVEFEKAGIPLPTPDLTWDEYAKLAVELAKSSGKGGGPYAARYAYVFDAWLRQRGKSLFARESVGLGFTADDAKEWFDYWEKLRKAGGTVAADVQTLDQNTIDTNCLGLGKSVIGMAYSNQMVGYQLIIKNKLGITMLPRDKKGGPSGHYYRPALIWSVGATSKHGEAAAKFISFFVNDPEAGKILGVERGVPMSPTVREAILPQLNPTEQETVKYVNLLKDQVGEYPPPVPMGATQFDQRVLRPLCDELAFERISPADAATRLIEEGKATIKG